A window of Modestobacter versicolor contains these coding sequences:
- a CDS encoding ACT domain-containing protein, producing the protein MSYLLRLVVPDRPGILGAVATALGAAGIDIVSVDVLERGNGVAVDDIVVELPADRVADSLITAATAVPGVQVESLRPFAGPLDTHRELDLLEALAPAGEGTAKVLAAELPRVFRSGWAVVLSGSGSDVTLLAASDAAPSLDGLTLPWLPLRSPLLLPSDADWVPQRWQEMAVEMMAAPLDPEGTAVLLGRSGGPAFRRSELLRLAHLTGLAATVARLPPA; encoded by the coding sequence GTGTCCTACCTCTTGCGGCTGGTCGTCCCCGACCGGCCCGGCATCCTCGGCGCGGTCGCGACCGCGCTGGGCGCCGCCGGGATCGACATCGTCTCCGTCGACGTCCTCGAGCGCGGCAACGGCGTGGCCGTCGACGACATCGTCGTGGAGCTGCCCGCCGACCGGGTCGCCGACAGCCTGATCACCGCCGCCACCGCCGTGCCGGGGGTGCAGGTGGAGTCGCTGCGCCCGTTCGCCGGCCCGCTGGACACCCACCGGGAGCTCGACCTGCTCGAGGCCCTGGCCCCGGCCGGGGAGGGCACCGCCAAGGTGCTCGCCGCCGAGCTGCCCCGGGTGTTCCGCAGCGGCTGGGCGGTCGTGCTCAGCGGGTCCGGCTCCGACGTCACCCTGCTCGCCGCGTCCGACGCCGCCCCCTCGCTGGACGGCCTGACGCTGCCGTGGCTGCCCCTGCGCTCGCCGTTGCTGCTGCCCAGCGACGCGGACTGGGTGCCGCAACGCTGGCAGGAGATGGCGGTGGAGATGATGGCCGCGCCGCTGGACCCGGAGGGCACCGCGGTGCTGCTCGGCCGCTCCGGCGGGCCGGCCTTCCGCCGCTCGGAGCTGCTGCGGCTGGCGCACCTCACCGGGCTGGCGGCCACCGTCGCCCGGCTGCCACCGGCCTAG
- the ligA gene encoding NAD-dependent DNA ligase LigA: MSTEAEVEQEAVDRPDQPSVEAAVEREDLTEVPDDARTRHRDISEELDRYAFAYYVQDAPLVSDGQYDELMAELKALEAAHPALVTPESPSQKVNGGFGATFAPVTHPERMQSLDNVFSSDELSAWAARAERDGATGAGWLCELKVDGLAIDLVYERGRLVGAATRGDGVTGEDVTANVRTMAVVPQQLAGDDVPEFLEVRGEVYFPVAAFAEVNAGLVEAGKAPFANPRNAAAGSLRQKDARETAKRPLSMVVHGIGARRGFEPQRQSEAYEQLKAWGLPVSSRYAVVDDLEGVWAFIERYREQRHSVEHEIDGVVVKIDQVSLQRRLGSTSRAPRWAIAFKYPPEEATTKLLDIKVNVGRTGRVTPFAYMEPVKVAGSTVQLATLHNASEVKRKGVLIGDTVVIRKAGDVIPEVLGPVVAARDGSEHEFEMPTHCPECGTELRPEKEGDADIRCPNARSCPAQLRERVFHVAGRGAFDIEVLGYEAAIALLESRLLTDEGDVFSLDEEALRRTDFFTKKDGTLSANGQKLLANLQTRKDVPLWRVLVALSIRHVGPTAAQALAREFRSLDRLQEAGEDELAAAEGVGPTIAAAVRDWFAVDWHRDVVEKWRQAGVRMADPESDDGPGPLTGVTVVVTGSLRDHSRDSAIAAIQERGGKVTGSVSKKTGFVVVGADPGSKYDKAVSVKAPILDDDGFAVLLEQGPEAAREVATIGDATAEG, translated from the coding sequence GTGAGCACCGAGGCAGAGGTGGAGCAGGAAGCGGTCGACAGGCCCGATCAGCCGTCGGTCGAGGCCGCCGTCGAGCGGGAGGACCTCACCGAGGTCCCCGACGACGCGCGCACCCGGCACCGCGACATCTCCGAGGAGCTCGACCGGTACGCCTTCGCCTACTACGTGCAGGACGCCCCGCTGGTCAGCGACGGCCAGTACGACGAGCTGATGGCCGAGCTGAAGGCGCTCGAGGCCGCCCACCCGGCGCTGGTCACCCCGGAGTCGCCGAGCCAGAAGGTCAACGGCGGCTTCGGTGCCACCTTCGCCCCGGTCACCCACCCGGAGCGGATGCAGAGCCTGGACAACGTGTTCAGCTCCGACGAGCTCTCCGCCTGGGCCGCCCGCGCCGAGCGCGACGGCGCCACCGGCGCCGGCTGGCTCTGCGAGCTGAAGGTCGACGGCCTGGCCATCGACCTGGTGTACGAGCGCGGCCGGCTGGTCGGCGCGGCCACCCGCGGCGACGGCGTCACCGGCGAGGACGTCACCGCCAACGTGCGCACCATGGCGGTCGTCCCGCAGCAGCTGGCCGGCGACGACGTCCCCGAGTTCCTCGAGGTGCGCGGCGAGGTCTACTTCCCGGTCGCGGCGTTCGCCGAGGTCAACGCCGGGCTGGTCGAGGCGGGCAAGGCGCCCTTCGCCAACCCGCGCAACGCCGCCGCCGGCTCGCTCCGGCAGAAGGACGCCCGCGAGACCGCCAAGCGCCCGCTGAGCATGGTCGTGCACGGCATCGGTGCCCGCCGCGGCTTCGAGCCGCAGCGCCAGTCCGAGGCCTACGAGCAGCTCAAGGCGTGGGGACTGCCGGTCAGCTCGCGCTACGCCGTCGTCGACGACCTCGAGGGCGTCTGGGCCTTCATCGAGCGCTACCGCGAGCAGCGGCACTCCGTCGAGCACGAGATCGACGGGGTCGTGGTCAAGATCGACCAGGTCTCGCTGCAGCGCCGGCTCGGCTCGACCAGCCGGGCGCCGCGCTGGGCCATCGCCTTCAAGTACCCGCCGGAGGAGGCGACCACCAAGCTCCTCGACATCAAGGTCAACGTCGGGCGCACCGGCCGGGTCACCCCGTTCGCCTACATGGAGCCGGTCAAGGTCGCCGGCTCCACGGTGCAGCTGGCCACGCTGCACAACGCCAGCGAGGTCAAGCGCAAGGGCGTGCTGATCGGCGACACCGTGGTCATCCGCAAGGCCGGCGACGTCATCCCGGAGGTGCTCGGCCCGGTCGTCGCCGCCCGCGACGGGTCCGAGCACGAGTTCGAGATGCCCACGCACTGCCCCGAGTGCGGCACCGAGCTGCGCCCGGAGAAGGAGGGCGACGCCGACATCCGCTGCCCCAACGCCCGGTCCTGCCCCGCGCAGCTGCGGGAGCGGGTCTTCCACGTCGCCGGCCGCGGCGCCTTCGACATCGAGGTGCTCGGCTACGAGGCAGCCATCGCGCTCCTGGAGAGCCGGCTGCTCACCGACGAGGGCGACGTCTTCTCCCTCGACGAGGAGGCCCTCCGCCGCACCGACTTCTTCACCAAGAAGGACGGCACCCTCTCGGCCAACGGGCAGAAGCTGCTGGCGAACCTGCAGACCCGCAAGGACGTCCCGCTCTGGCGCGTGCTGGTCGCGCTGTCCATCCGGCACGTCGGCCCGACCGCCGCCCAGGCGCTGGCCCGCGAGTTCCGCTCGCTGGACCGGCTGCAGGAGGCGGGGGAGGACGAGCTCGCCGCCGCGGAGGGCGTCGGCCCCACCATCGCCGCCGCGGTCCGTGACTGGTTCGCCGTCGACTGGCACCGCGACGTCGTGGAGAAGTGGCGCCAGGCCGGCGTCCGGATGGCCGACCCGGAGTCCGACGACGGCCCCGGCCCGCTCACCGGCGTGACCGTCGTCGTCACCGGGTCGCTGCGCGACCACAGCCGGGACTCCGCCATCGCCGCGATCCAGGAGCGCGGCGGCAAGGTGACCGGCTCGGTGTCGAAGAAGACCGGCTTCGTCGTGGTCGGTGCCGACCCGGGCAGCAAGTACGACAAGGCGGTCTCGGTGAAGGCGCCGATCCTGGACGACGACGGGTTCGCCGTGCTGCTGGAGCAGGGCCCCGAGGCGGCCCGCGAGGTGGCCACCATCGGCGACGCGACGGCCGAGGGCTGA
- the mnmA gene encoding tRNA 2-thiouridine(34) synthase MnmA yields the protein MRLIAAMSGGVDSAVAAALAVEAGHDVTGVHLALSPDRQTLRSGARGCCSVEDAHDARRVADELGIPFYVWDLADRFREDVVEDFVAEYAAGRTPNPCLRCNEKIKFSAVLDRARALGFDAVVTGHHARLADGELRRSVDAAKDQSYVLGVLTADQLAGAVFPLGSMTKERVRELAAERGYAVATKPDSHDICFISDGDTRGFLARRLGEQPGPVVDAATGATVGTHAGAYGFTIGQRRGLGVSAGDQRPRYVLGIEPVSRTVTIGTAEQAEVDEVLTGTPSWTGPVPDLPFRASVQLRAHGAPVPCEVSAAEDGGLRIALGSRQRGVAPGQSAVLYAPDAERGDRVLGQGAVLRAGERRRASSGSLLAD from the coding sequence GTGCGCCTGATCGCCGCGATGAGCGGGGGAGTGGACTCCGCGGTCGCCGCCGCGCTGGCCGTGGAGGCCGGGCACGACGTCACCGGCGTCCACCTGGCGCTGTCGCCGGACCGGCAGACGCTGCGCAGCGGCGCCCGGGGCTGCTGCAGCGTCGAGGACGCGCACGACGCCCGCCGGGTCGCCGACGAGCTGGGCATCCCGTTCTACGTCTGGGACCTCGCCGACCGGTTCCGCGAGGACGTCGTCGAGGACTTCGTGGCCGAGTACGCCGCCGGCCGCACGCCCAACCCGTGCCTGCGCTGCAACGAGAAGATCAAGTTCTCCGCGGTGCTGGACCGGGCCCGGGCGCTCGGCTTCGACGCCGTCGTCACCGGCCACCACGCCCGGCTGGCCGACGGCGAGCTGCGCCGCTCGGTCGACGCCGCCAAGGACCAGTCCTACGTGCTGGGCGTGCTGACCGCCGACCAGCTCGCCGGCGCTGTCTTCCCGCTGGGCTCGATGACCAAGGAGCGGGTGCGCGAGCTGGCCGCCGAGCGCGGCTACGCGGTGGCCACCAAGCCCGACTCGCACGACATCTGCTTCATCTCCGACGGCGACACCCGCGGCTTCCTGGCCCGCCGGCTGGGCGAGCAGCCCGGGCCGGTGGTCGACGCCGCCACCGGGGCGACCGTGGGCACGCACGCCGGCGCCTACGGCTTCACGATCGGGCAGCGCCGCGGGCTGGGCGTCAGCGCCGGTGACCAGCGGCCCCGGTACGTGCTGGGCATCGAGCCGGTCAGCCGCACGGTCACCATCGGCACCGCCGAGCAGGCCGAGGTCGACGAGGTGCTCACCGGCACGCCGAGCTGGACCGGCCCGGTGCCCGACCTGCCGTTCCGTGCCTCCGTGCAGCTGCGCGCGCACGGCGCCCCGGTGCCGTGCGAGGTGTCGGCGGCCGAGGACGGCGGGCTGCGGATCGCCCTCGGCTCGCGGCAGCGCGGGGTGGCCCCGGGGCAGTCCGCGGTGCTCTACGCGCCGGACGCCGAGCGGGGCGACCGGGTGCTGGGCCAGGGCGCCGTGTTGCGCGCAGGTGAACGGCGCCGGGCGAGTTCCGGCTCGCTCTTGGCTGACTGA
- a CDS encoding HNH endonuclease signature motif containing protein yields the protein MSELRSVLDALAGDDLHDLTDGEVLDRVALLVAVGNRVAAELTRTVRHAETTQAAEHDGLKSMRSWLIGHARLAPAEASRVVRSGRALEHFPALAAGFAEGAVTAAQVDVVASVVGERERGQAAEQGVDLAPFDQAWTAVAEGAPHAMLVTAVQAFGAALDPDGVEPDPTEGRRLTIARHTDGSVTGRFDLDAVGGEKVQAAIESIVQASRPKGDDRTRGQRNADALVQLCDNQLAAGSLPTLRTVKPHVVVTLDMDDFADSATGPGAAATGFGARISAARARWLACDGTVSRIVMGPDGLPLDVGRTQRVVPAHIRRAVEQRDGHCVFTGCTAPTHWCDVHHLVHWLHGGDTSLHNSALLCERHHTKVHHGFRVERDPGGRWRTWRPDGTEIRLGPDPVRILVGARPGPVTPSGDRASPSVSRRTGRLRSAP from the coding sequence GTGAGCGAGTTGCGGTCGGTCCTGGACGCGCTCGCTGGCGACGACCTGCACGACCTCACCGACGGTGAGGTGTTGGATCGGGTCGCCCTGCTGGTCGCGGTCGGGAACCGGGTCGCTGCGGAGCTGACCCGCACGGTGCGGCACGCGGAGACGACGCAGGCGGCGGAGCACGACGGGCTGAAGAGCATGCGGTCGTGGCTGATCGGCCATGCCCGGCTGGCGCCGGCGGAGGCGTCGCGGGTGGTGCGGTCGGGGCGAGCGTTGGAGCACTTCCCGGCGCTGGCCGCGGGGTTCGCCGAGGGTGCGGTGACCGCGGCGCAGGTCGATGTGGTCGCCTCGGTGGTTGGCGAGCGTGAGCGCGGTCAGGCGGCCGAGCAGGGGGTGGATCTCGCGCCGTTCGACCAGGCGTGGACGGCGGTGGCCGAGGGTGCGCCGCACGCGATGCTGGTCACCGCGGTGCAGGCGTTCGGGGCCGCCCTGGACCCCGATGGTGTGGAGCCGGACCCGACCGAGGGACGCCGGCTGACCATTGCGCGGCACACCGACGGCAGTGTCACCGGCCGGTTCGACCTGGACGCGGTGGGTGGGGAGAAGGTGCAGGCGGCGATCGAGTCGATCGTGCAGGCCTCCCGCCCGAAGGGGGATGACCGGACCCGCGGGCAGCGGAACGCCGACGCCCTCGTCCAGCTCTGCGACAACCAATTGGCCGCCGGCAGCCTGCCGACGCTGCGGACGGTGAAGCCGCACGTCGTGGTGACCCTGGACATGGACGACTTCGCTGACTCGGCCACCGGCCCCGGTGCGGCGGCGACCGGGTTCGGTGCCCGGATCTCCGCCGCCCGGGCGCGCTGGCTGGCCTGCGACGGCACCGTCTCGCGCATCGTCATGGGCCCGGACGGGCTCCCACTCGACGTCGGGCGCACGCAGCGCGTGGTGCCCGCGCACATCCGGCGGGCGGTGGAGCAGCGCGACGGGCACTGCGTGTTCACCGGCTGCACCGCCCCCACCCACTGGTGCGACGTGCACCACCTGGTGCACTGGCTGCACGGCGGCGACACCTCGCTGCACAACTCAGCGCTGCTGTGCGAGCGGCACCACACCAAGGTCCACCACGGCTTCCGCGTCGAACGGGATCCCGGCGGGCGGTGGCGCACCTGGCGACCCGACGGCACCGAGATCCGCCTCGGTCCGGACCCCGTGCGGATCCTGGTCGGTGCGCGCCCTGGCCCGGTGACCCCCTCGGGTGACCGTGCGTCGCCGTCGGTTTCCCGTCGGACCGGCCGGTTACGGTCTGCTCCGTGA
- a CDS encoding methionine synthase, which translates to MTPPTDLPDDRSAPGSELDENDRRPVPLSWGPASGVGSLPGTDPVEAMRLVAGELPDFPHLPELPGRGAGADMIGRTAALLVDLYVDLTPAGWRLVSRPGADLRRAREMLARDVDALFEVAERYTGPLKLQVAGPWTLAAGLERTRGDRAVVDPGARRDLAQSLVEGIAAHVADVSARVPGAQVVVQLDEPSVPAVLIGGLPTASGFGKLPAVESHVVEEQLTALVDRVPAPVVVHCCAQRAPLDLFRAAGAAGLSFDLGTVQDLDAVGTAVEAGTHLLVGVVPGTDATLPSPKATASRLGGWWRELGFPAEQLHTAVTLTPACGLAGASPAHARAAMAHVREAARYLLPE; encoded by the coding sequence GTGACCCCGCCGACCGACCTCCCCGACGACCGCAGCGCGCCGGGCAGCGAGCTCGACGAGAACGACCGGAGGCCAGTCCCCCTCAGCTGGGGGCCGGCCTCCGGCGTCGGTTCGCTCCCCGGCACCGACCCCGTCGAGGCGATGCGGCTGGTGGCCGGCGAGCTGCCGGACTTCCCGCACCTGCCCGAGCTGCCGGGGCGCGGTGCCGGGGCCGACATGATCGGCCGCACCGCCGCGCTGCTGGTCGACCTCTACGTCGACCTGACCCCGGCCGGCTGGCGGCTGGTCTCCCGGCCGGGCGCCGACCTGCGCCGGGCCCGCGAGATGCTGGCCCGTGACGTCGACGCGCTGTTCGAGGTCGCCGAGCGGTACACCGGCCCGCTGAAGCTGCAGGTGGCCGGCCCGTGGACGCTCGCCGCCGGGCTGGAGCGCACCCGCGGCGACCGGGCGGTCGTCGACCCCGGCGCCCGTCGCGACCTGGCGCAGTCGCTCGTCGAGGGCATCGCCGCGCACGTCGCCGACGTGTCCGCCCGGGTGCCCGGCGCGCAGGTCGTCGTCCAGCTCGACGAGCCGTCGGTGCCGGCCGTGCTGATCGGCGGACTGCCGACGGCCAGCGGCTTCGGCAAGCTGCCGGCGGTCGAGTCGCACGTCGTCGAGGAGCAGCTCACCGCGCTGGTCGACCGGGTGCCCGCGCCGGTGGTCGTGCACTGCTGCGCCCAGCGCGCGCCGCTGGACCTGTTCCGGGCCGCGGGCGCCGCCGGGCTCTCCTTCGACCTGGGCACGGTGCAGGACCTGGACGCCGTCGGCACCGCCGTGGAGGCCGGCACGCACCTGCTCGTGGGCGTCGTCCCGGGCACCGACGCCACGCTGCCGAGCCCCAAGGCGACCGCCAGCCGGCTGGGCGGCTGGTGGCGAGAGCTGGGCTTCCCGGCCGAGCAGCTGCACACCGCCGTCACCCTGACCCCGGCCTGCGGTCTGGCCGGCGCGAGCCCGGCGCACGCCCGGGCGGCCATGGCGCACGTGCGCGAGGCGGCGAGGTACCTGCTGCCGGAGTGA
- a CDS encoding 5'-nucleotidase C-terminal domain-containing protein has protein sequence MAALTVAAAAVVGLPAVASASPAGPGKPAAPAADVPVQLMTVNDFHGRINQPTGADGQGIQPGVDGAYGTADDVAVPVGGAATLAATVDEATAAFVAAGGTESSSLLVGLGDVVGASPFESSVFRDESTLEVVNAMGMDVSVVGNHEFDRGTEELRRISGATDGQATDDVTACEGVDPGVTGCFTDSTGEQFGGTDFPYLAANVVSKETGEPMLPAYEVIEVGGGQRIGFIGVVTDTTPTIVSPGGIADVDFLDEAEAINRYVPELQAEGVEAIVALVHEGGDNTGANGADPNGCDQLSGDVVGINEDASAAVDLIVTAHSHQAYNCLLEDPAGQPRLVTQAEYYGRMFTDIRLTIDGTTGDVERYCADYRAANTLVVRDGEDAGIAGIVGFWTAQAAEAGNRVVGEATADIRRAGFFNPDGTFTAVRDGESSLGNLVAEMQLQALRQDPSFGDPAIAFMNPGGLRTDVLAGEVTYSELFNVQPFGNTVNVVTLTGADIRAVLEQQFQAGGPRGSRLQLGTSQGFAYEYDLSQPYGQRVDPATITLDEVVIDPAAEYRVAANSFLIGGGDSFTAFTRGTDPATGPVDVDTAVAYFEANSPVSPPAPDHGTAVTFTTAPAPATGLGGTTAPPAEVGTVAGTSGLTGPEGVGPNCDAAAVISDDTPFRGDKLTVTGTAFAPGEKVTATLNTGAVLGTATVRADGTVVVTKRVPVVLPAGTYTVTLTGSATGETASDTFTLDPVWRELLKRLAELLGR, from the coding sequence GTGGCGGCCCTGACGGTGGCCGCAGCCGCCGTCGTGGGCCTGCCCGCGGTGGCCTCTGCCAGCCCCGCCGGTCCCGGCAAGCCGGCGGCGCCGGCCGCCGACGTCCCGGTCCAGCTGATGACCGTGAACGACTTCCACGGCCGGATCAACCAGCCCACCGGTGCCGACGGCCAGGGCATCCAGCCCGGTGTGGACGGCGCCTACGGCACCGCCGACGACGTCGCCGTCCCGGTCGGCGGCGCGGCCACCCTCGCGGCCACCGTCGACGAGGCGACGGCAGCGTTCGTCGCCGCCGGCGGCACCGAGAGCTCGTCCCTGCTGGTCGGGCTCGGCGACGTGGTCGGTGCCTCGCCGTTCGAGTCCAGCGTCTTCCGCGACGAGTCCACGCTCGAGGTCGTGAACGCGATGGGCATGGACGTGTCGGTCGTCGGCAACCACGAGTTCGACCGCGGCACCGAGGAACTGCGCCGCATCTCCGGGGCGACCGACGGCCAGGCGACCGACGACGTCACCGCCTGCGAGGGCGTGGACCCCGGCGTGACCGGGTGCTTCACCGACAGCACCGGCGAGCAGTTCGGCGGCACCGACTTCCCGTACCTCGCGGCCAACGTGGTCTCGAAGGAGACCGGGGAGCCGATGCTCCCCGCGTACGAGGTCATCGAGGTCGGCGGCGGCCAGCGCATCGGCTTCATCGGTGTCGTGACCGACACGACGCCGACCATCGTCTCCCCGGGTGGGATCGCCGACGTCGACTTCCTCGACGAGGCCGAGGCGATCAACCGGTACGTGCCCGAGCTGCAGGCCGAGGGCGTCGAGGCGATCGTGGCCCTGGTGCACGAGGGCGGGGACAACACCGGCGCCAACGGTGCCGACCCGAACGGCTGCGACCAGCTCAGCGGCGACGTGGTGGGCATCAACGAGGACGCGTCCGCGGCCGTCGACCTCATCGTCACCGCGCACAGCCACCAGGCCTACAACTGCCTGCTCGAGGACCCGGCCGGTCAGCCCCGGCTGGTGACCCAGGCCGAGTACTACGGCCGCATGTTCACCGACATCCGGCTCACCATCGACGGCACCACCGGTGACGTCGAGCGGTACTGCGCCGACTACCGGGCGGCGAACACCCTGGTGGTCCGGGACGGCGAGGACGCCGGCATCGCCGGGATCGTCGGCTTCTGGACCGCGCAGGCCGCGGAGGCGGGCAACCGGGTGGTCGGCGAGGCCACCGCGGACATCCGCCGGGCCGGCTTCTTCAACCCCGACGGAACGTTCACGGCGGTCCGGGACGGCGAGTCCAGCCTGGGCAACCTGGTCGCGGAGATGCAGCTGCAGGCGCTCCGGCAGGACCCGAGCTTCGGTGACCCGGCCATCGCCTTCATGAACCCGGGCGGGCTGCGGACCGACGTCCTCGCCGGTGAGGTCACCTACAGCGAGCTGTTCAACGTGCAGCCGTTCGGCAACACCGTCAACGTCGTCACGCTGACCGGTGCCGACATCCGCGCCGTGCTGGAGCAGCAGTTCCAGGCCGGGGGGCCGCGGGGCAGCCGGCTGCAGCTGGGCACCTCGCAGGGCTTCGCCTACGAGTACGACCTCAGCCAGCCCTACGGGCAGCGGGTCGACCCGGCCACGATCACCCTGGACGAGGTGGTCATCGACCCGGCCGCCGAGTACCGGGTCGCGGCGAACTCCTTCCTGATCGGCGGCGGCGACAGCTTCACCGCCTTCACCCGGGGCACCGACCCGGCGACCGGCCCGGTCGACGTCGACACCGCGGTCGCCTACTTCGAGGCGAACTCGCCGGTGTCGCCGCCGGCGCCCGACCACGGCACGGCGGTCACCTTCACCACCGCGCCGGCCCCGGCCACCGGTCTGGGCGGCACGACGGCGCCGCCGGCCGAGGTGGGCACGGTCGCGGGCACCAGCGGGCTCACCGGCCCGGAGGGCGTCGGCCCGAACTGCGACGCCGCCGCCGTCATCAGCGACGACACCCCGTTCCGCGGCGACAAGCTGACGGTCACCGGGACGGCGTTCGCCCCGGGGGAGAAGGTCACCGCGACGCTGAACACCGGCGCGGTGCTCGGCACGGCCACCGTCCGCGCCGACGGCACGGTCGTCGTCACCAAGCGCGTGCCGGTGGTCCTGCCGGCCGGCACGTACACGGTGACGCTGACCGGCTCCGCCACGGGGGAGACGGCGAGCGACACGTTCACCCTCGACCCGGTGTGGCGGGAGCTGCTGAAGCGGCTGGCCGAGCTGCTCGGCCGCTGA
- a CDS encoding cysteine desulfurase family protein, which yields MTYLDHAATTPMLPSALAAMTEQLARVGNASSLHASGREARRVAEQSRERLAAALGARPSEVLFTGGGTEGDNLAVKGLYWARRAADQGRRRIVASPAEHHAVLDSVEWLEKHDGAEVTWLHVEPSGRITPAALADALGDGRDVAVASVMWANNEIGAVSDLAALAAVAHEVGVPLHTDAVQAIGQLPVDFAASGVDALTMTGHKLGGPMGAGALLLRRDAECTPLLHGGGQERDVRSGTLDVAAIVGLAAATRSAVDDRVERAARVSALRDRLVAGVVAQVPDAQLNGPALDDVVAGGPGRLPGNAHLSFPGAEGDALLMLLDARGIECSTGSACSAGVARPSHVLLAAGADPARARSSLRFSLGHTSTGADVDAVLEVIAPVVERARRAGMGGH from the coding sequence ATGACCTACCTGGACCACGCCGCGACGACGCCGATGCTGCCGTCGGCCCTGGCGGCGATGACCGAGCAGCTGGCCCGGGTGGGCAACGCCTCCTCGCTGCACGCGAGCGGCCGGGAGGCCCGCCGGGTGGCCGAGCAGTCCCGCGAGCGGCTGGCCGCCGCCCTGGGCGCGCGGCCCTCGGAGGTGCTGTTCACCGGCGGCGGCACCGAGGGCGACAACCTGGCGGTCAAGGGCCTGTACTGGGCCCGGCGGGCCGCCGACCAGGGGCGCCGGCGGATCGTGGCCAGCCCGGCCGAGCACCACGCGGTGCTCGACAGCGTCGAGTGGCTGGAGAAGCACGACGGCGCCGAGGTCACCTGGCTGCACGTCGAGCCCAGCGGCCGGATAACCCCCGCGGCGCTCGCCGACGCCCTCGGCGACGGCCGCGACGTCGCGGTGGCCAGCGTCATGTGGGCCAACAACGAGATCGGTGCGGTCAGCGACCTGGCCGCGCTCGCGGCGGTCGCCCACGAGGTCGGGGTGCCGCTGCACACCGACGCCGTCCAGGCCATCGGCCAACTGCCGGTCGACTTCGCCGCGAGCGGCGTCGACGCGCTGACGATGACCGGGCACAAGCTCGGCGGCCCGATGGGCGCCGGCGCGCTGCTGCTGCGCCGCGACGCCGAGTGCACCCCGCTGCTGCACGGGGGTGGCCAGGAGCGCGACGTCCGCTCGGGCACGCTGGACGTCGCCGCGATCGTCGGGCTCGCCGCCGCCACCCGGAGCGCCGTCGACGACCGCGTCGAGCGGGCCGCGCGGGTCAGCGCGCTGCGCGACCGGCTGGTGGCCGGTGTGGTGGCGCAGGTGCCCGACGCCCAGCTCAACGGCCCCGCCCTGGACGACGTCGTCGCCGGCGGCCCGGGGCGACTGCCCGGCAACGCCCACCTGTCCTTCCCCGGCGCCGAGGGCGACGCGCTGCTGATGCTGCTCGACGCCCGCGGCATCGAGTGCTCCACCGGCTCGGCCTGCAGCGCCGGCGTGGCGCGGCCCAGCCACGTGCTGCTCGCCGCCGGCGCCGACCCGGCCCGGGCGCGCAGCTCGCTGCGGTTCAGCCTCGGCCACACCTCCACCGGCGCCGACGTCGACGCCGTCCTGGAGGTCATCGCCCCGGTCGTCGAGCGCGCCCGCCGCGCCGGCATGGGCGGGCACTGA